One Xiphophorus couchianus chromosome 1, X_couchianus-1.0, whole genome shotgun sequence genomic region harbors:
- the irf10 gene encoding interferon regulatory factor 10, protein MDGAKLHLKEWLVAQIESGKYEGLCWEDEGKTMFRIPWKHAAKKDYKQTEDAALFKAWAVYKGKYKEGRDRADPTMWKTRLRCALNKSTDFQEVPERNQLDITEPYKVYRIEQDVCLSKLGAHPQTKYVFKQVKLSPRSPGYPENQCQKEELQAHKEEKPCADDLMREHMYCEITEKKNLIQAPDPVSFFCPILNITDFRMEVRLLYQGQTVTKVITESLDGCFILQGHVPLGNEQIYGPCSPQQLSFPSPGSVALPDCLAEAMNRLLCHLERGVLLWVAPDGVFIKRFCQGRVYWSGPLAQHADRPNKLEREKTCKLMDIPSFLNELQNSLQRKGPTPSHEIELCFGEEYPDPNVPKTRKLIMAHVVPLFAVELLQRFSLGQTEEKHQNLTSNAKGKKID, encoded by the exons atggatggagccaaGTTGCACCTGAAAGAGTGGCTGGTAGCTCAGATAGAGAGTGGGAAATATGAAGGCCTGTGCTGGGAGGATGAGGGCAAGACCATGTTCAGGATTCCCTGGAAGCACGCAGCCAAAAAGGACTACAAGCAGACGGAGGATGCGGCTCTCTTTAAG GCCTGGGCCGTGTATAAAGGCAAATACAAGGAGGGCAGGGATAGAGCTGATCCCACAATGTGGAAAACCAGACTCCGTTGTGCACTTAACAAGAGCACCGACTTCCAGGAGGTTCCTGAACGCAACCAGCTGGACATCACTGAACCATACAAGGTCTATCGAATTGAACAGGATGTCTGCCTGTCAAAGCTGggag CACATCCTCAGACAAAATATGTGTTCAAGCAGGTGAAGTTATCTCCAAGAAGCCCTGGTTATCCAGAAAATCAG TGTCAAAAGGAAGAACTTCAAGctcacaaagaagaaaaaccatGTGCTG ATGACCTGATGAGGGAGCACATGTACTGTGAgataacagagaaaaagaatctaattcAGGCTCCTGATCCAGTAAGTTTCTTCTGTCCCATCCTCAATATAACCG ACTTTCGCATGGAGGTGAGACTATTGTACCAGGGCCAGACAGTGACGAAAGTGATCACGGAGAGCCTAGACGGATGCTTTATCCTCCAGGGTCATGTTCCTTTGGGAAATGAACAGATCTACGGACCCTGCTCTCCCCAGCAGCTTTCTTTCCCCTCCCCAGGCTCTGTAGCTCTTCCAGATTGCCTGGCAGAAGCGATGAATCGCCTTCTTTGTCACCTGGAAAGGGGTGTGCTATTGTGGGTGGCACCAGATGGGGTATTTATCAAGCGCTTCTGCCAGGGCAGGGTGTACTGGAGTGGTCCCTTGGCCCAGCATGCTGACAGGCCAAATAAACTGGAACGTGAAAAAACCTGCAAACTGATGGATATACCCTCATTCCTAAATG AACTCCAGAACAGTTTACAGAGAAAGGGGCCTACACCTTCACACGAGATCGAGCTCTGCTTTGGGGAAGAGTATCCAGATCCAAACGTACCTAAAACCAGGAAGCTCATAATGGCACAT GTGGTTCCCTTGTTTGCTGTGGAACTATTACAGAGATTCAGCTTGGGACAAACTGAGGAGAAACATCAAAATCTCACCTCCAACGCAAAAGGAAAGAAGATAGACTGA
- the LOC114143525 gene encoding genetic suppressor element 1 — translation MNPSPDRSKERLPPKKRESRQGSAEHHVPLDEFKPPVPFRSRHTASRGEGGREHSDRDRVLANPNSHLLNSPPALPTPASGLHVPLPWSLNYSSPVSLPHFPSQVSDRRSSVSPAWRDDPLTSTLPHHSRWLRGEGPLSLPPSPSSSSFKTPFPASTREMWSYLNTGRRDYSSLFSPSYLFSPHSLYPQDPSLVDVRPRYKRPNGLDGSGSRTASVSRPLLTGEYGNDSSRSRLDVSQYTLHANGVRRQQEDLISPVHSAGAFLSDSQPQVSPEPHSSLQETNQSGKTSSTSLPTSPHTLGPDARAGRGGLLDHGGATPSEAQYYPFGSVTHPSPHPQAYPLSSSSGTLSYSLHREPGPRQHTLRNSPHSPLSLPNSHDRSQREWDRDLERDKVLQRDREKGKVKDKQLHHDKDQERESERERRRNRERGRDFSPSNPQTSSPALRPSPPALLPHFTKGSLIELASGRLKRVEELRTEDFLRSADTSPEFHLSTCTVLVISPSSTQGFSHLQVHLTDRNSQELLQVLVEYPFFVQDLGWSSCSPQRTTQLYGLPCRQLSEGDVCLALTPMPTQTQRTPSRTSSRAHRTQLLPRAPADSSSSQREEMPPPPPPPPLPSQPPLLTPGPSCKLATDTPAKEQQRPRKRRWSAPDTLPSTRTDKSLLDLPHGSKLMKWQ, via the exons ATGAATCCAAGCCCTGACCGCAGCAAAGAGCGCCTCCCTCCCAAAAAGAGGGAGTCTCGGCAAGGGTCTGCAGAACACCACGTCCCTCTGGATGAGTTTAAACCGCCTGTGCCATTTCGGAGTCGGCATACTGCCAGTAGAGGGGAGGGAGGCAGGGAACACAGTGACCGGGACAGAGTTCTCGCTAACCCAAACTCCCATCTCCTAAACAGTCCTCCAGCCCTTCCTACTCCAGCATCAGGTCTCCATGTGCCATTACCATGGTCGCTGAACTACTCTTCACCTGTTTCTCTTCCACATTTTCCAAGCCAGGTCAGCGACAGAAGGAGCTCAGTGTCTCCTGCCTGGAGAGATGATCCCCTCACCTCAACCCTACCCCATCACTCTAGGTGGCTCAGAGGGGAGGGACCACTATCATTGCCCCCCTCCCCATCTTCTTCCTCATTTAAGACTCCATTTCCAGCAAGTACAAGAGAAATGTGGTCCTACCTTAACACCGGTCGTCGGGATTATAgctctctcttttctccttcCTACTTGTTTAGCCCTCACTCTTTGTATCCCCAAGACCCCAGCTTAGTTGATGTAAGACCTAGATACAAAAGGCCTAATGGCTTAGATGGGTCAGGCAGCAGGACTGCCTCAGTTTCCAGGCCTCTCCTCACTGGAGAGTATGGGAATGACAGCAGCAGATCTAGGCTTGATGTAAGTCAATATACTTTGCATGCCAATGGTGTACGTAGACAGCAGGAGGACCTGATCTCCCCTGTCCATTCTGCAGGGGCATTTTTGTCAGATTCTCAACCTCAAGTAAGCCCTGAACCACATTCCTCACTGCAGGAAACAAATCAGTCTGGGAAGACCAGCTCCACTTCCCTCCCCACTAGTCCACATACCCTTGGACCAGATGCAAGGGCTGGCAGAGGTGGACTTCTGGATCATGGGGGGGCTACACCATCTGAGGCCCAATATTACCCCTTTGGATCAGTCACCCATCCCAGTCCTCACCCCCAGGCCTATCCTCTCTCCAGCTCCTCAGGAACACTTTCATACAGTCTGCATAGGGAGCCAGGTCCAAGGCAGCACACACTAAGGAATTCACCACACTCACCCCTTAGTCTGCCTAACAGTCATGACAGGTCACAAAGAGAGTGGGATAGAGACCTAGAAAGAGACAAAGTCCTCCAGAGGGACAGGGAAAAAGGTAAAGTAAAAGATAAGCAATTACATCATGACAAAGACCAAGAAAGAGAGAGTGAGCGTGAGAGACGACgcaacagagagagagggagagattTTTCTCCTTCCAATCCTCAGACATCATCCCCAGCCCTGCGCCCATCTCCCCCTGCACTCCTACCTCATTTCACCAAGGGGTCTCTGATTGAGCTGGCCAGCGGGCGGTTGAAACGAGTGGAGGAGCTGAGGACAGAAGACTTTCTGAGGAGTGCAGATACATCCCCTGAGTTCCACCTCAGCACCTGCACTGTTCTGGTGATTTCCCCAAGCAGTACACAGGGTTTCAGTCACCTGCAGGTTCACCTTACAGATCGCAACTCTCAG gagtTACTGCAGGTCTTGGTGGAGTACCCGTTCTTTGTGCAAGACCTGGGCTGGTCTTCCTGCTCTCCTCAGAGAACTACACAGCTGTATGGCCTGCCCTGCCGTCAGCTTAGTGAGGGTGATGTTTGCCTAGCCCTAACCCCAATGCCCACACAAACTCAGCGGACACCCAGCCGCACCAGCTCTAGGGCTCATCGCACGCAACTGCTCCCCAGAGCTCCAGCAGATTCAAGCAGCTCGCAAAGGGAGGAGATgccaccaccacctccacccCCTCCACTTCCTTCCCAGCCACCCCTTTTAACACCAGGCCCTTCTTGCAAACTGGCTACAGATACTCCCGCAAAGGAGCAGCAACGGCCTCGTAAACGGCGCTGGTCTGCACCAGACACACTTCCCTCAACCAGAACTGATAAAAGCCTCCTGGATTTACCTCATGGCTCCAAGCTAATGAAGTGGCAGTAG